gtgtctgtgtgtctgtgtccgtgtgtgtctgtgtgtctgacgtgtgtgtctgtatgtgtgtgtctgtgtgtgtgtgtgacgtgtgtgtgtgtctgacgtgtgtgtctgtgtctgtctgtctgtctgtctgtgtgtgtgtggcgttgGCCTGTTCCGCCCTCTGCTGGCAGAAATACGGATCTGCAGGCTCAGGTCCCGGCAGCAGTGATGAAGTGTAGTTTGAAGCAGCTCCACTGATCATCACATTCGTGATCAATTTCATGAATTGATTGAAAACCAATAGATCAATACTGTTTGTGTCCTCAGACGATCCCTCCTGATCAGGAGCTGCTCGTCTGGTACGGAAACTCTCACAACACCTTCCTCGGAATCCCAGGAATCCCTGGAGGGGACGATGAGCAGAGCAAGAAGACTAAGAGCGGTAACccttattgattattgatcagtTCGTCCTCCAGGTGAACGTGTGCCAAACGGAGGGCCCTGATAGGCCAGCTGATGTCAGCAGTCAGTCTGAACGTTTCTTTCTTGGCAGATGAGTTTCACACCTGTGAgggctcctcctcttcctcgtcctcctcctcgtcctcctcctcctcctcttcctcctcgtctgGCCTCGGCCGCATGCGATGCGTCATCTGTCGCCGTGGCTTCAACTCCCGCAGCAACCTCCGCTCCCACATGCGCATCCACACGCTGGACAAGCCGTTCGTCTGCCGCTTCTGCAACCGCCGCTTCAGCCAGTCGTCCACGCTGAGGAACCACGTCCGGCTGCACACCGGCGAGCGCCCGTACAAGTGCCACGTCTGCCAGTCGGCGTACTCCCAGCTGGCCGGCCTGCGCGCCCACCAGAAGAGCGCCAGGCACCGGCCTACCGGAGATGGCGAGGCCCCCGGGGgaggagtggtggtggtgggaggaggGGGTGTGCACTCACCTCCTCCGTCTCACCCGCCACAGCTGACCGCTGTGCCTCACCCGGCGTCCCTGGTTCATCATATACCCACCATGGTGCTGTGATGGgggaaggacacacacagacagacacacacagacagacagggggcgCTGGCTCCCTCTGCCTGCTCACGTGCTGCCGCTGCATGGCGCTGCTGTATGTTCCTGATGTCGTGCTTTGCTTTGCATGCTCCTGCTGCAgattgtaatgtgtgtgttaacagaCAGGGGGCGCTACAGACTCCTTCACAGGAACCTGCTGAGTCACTCACACGGTGGTTAGCATAGGCCCCACTTCCATGTAGGGTCATCAAGCCTCATCAGCACTTTAGCAGCCTTTAAATTGTGTCCCAGTTGCTGCTTCCTCGGACTGATGGTAACCGCGTGGATCCTTCACGGCCTAACGcatcccagaatgcattgcataCATTAAGGAGGAAGTCTCTGCGGACCGTGTCCCCTGATGGACgccgtcaccaaaacaatacaGCTGTGTTAGCATCAaggtgctaacatgctaaaacTCAGCAGATTCCTATGAATAGCATtgatgctaacgttagcctgttGACCTGTGGTGTAAATAAGCTTCAAAGAAAGGAATGTGGTTCAAACAGGAGCCGCGCTTTATGTTCCGCCGTCACTTTATCTGTAAATGTGCGACATGTATCCGTATATCAAATATGCTATGTTGACCTCTATATATGGTGTTTGAGCCTATGTGCTCTGAATAAAGTATGACTGTCCTGCAGCTgttctgtgctgtttttatgaAGTGTTCGTCTTCACCTCTGGGAGGCGCTGCTGCTCCTCAGCACGTGGAATATAAAATAAACACGATTCCAGATGAAAGTTCTGTGACCTGGTTGTGTAATAAAATGTGCAGCAGTTTGAGATAAGATCAAACTTCCTTTAGAGATACAGATGTTATATTAAGCTATAACTCACTGTGCACATTGAATAGTGCAGAAGATGATGAGCAgtgagctacacacacagacacacagacacacacagcctgttgtgATTGTGTTCTCTAACAGTTAACGGTGACCACCTGACAGGACGCCTCAGAGTCCACACTGTTGGGTAAGAAGAGAAAACACGGGGTGAGTAAATTAACCtttggaaagacacacacagacacgagctgtttaaatgtgacggtgctgtgctgctgtcagtcagtggtgtgtgtctgccttcaggatgaaggtgtgtgtcctgcttgtgtgtgtgtggtgtctctgCTGGGGAACGGAGGCTCAACAGAGATCGTGAGTTCACATTCTATCATTTTATATACATGTAGCTCTGTGTGTAAAGCTGTGAGGAGGCGGGACGTCTGTGGACCTCTGTGGACGTCTGTGGACCTCTGTGGACGTCTGTGGACCTCTGTGGACCTCTGTGGAGCCTCAGGTGGAGGACCTGAAGTGTTCATCATTCGGCCACTGAGGCGTCGATGCTCGCCCTTGTACCTGATGTTTGGTCGTCATCATTTGAACCAACATCAGACATAAAGATGATGCAGATGCTGGATAAACATTAGCCTGGCTGAGCTGTTATGCTAGTgtcttagcttagcatgctacCATCACTCCAAAGACCCCTGCACCCTGTCCAAATGCTGCCCCCTAGTGGGAAGTATCACTGTGACTGTGATGCAGAAGACTCTCTGTGCATTTGACTCAAACTAGCATTGTTCTTATGGCTTAGCATTAAGTTAGCATTGTGTCCATTAGTCTGTCCTAATATCCGTGTCCACGTCACTGCTGTCTGATTGGTCAACAGAAGGCTCTGTGTATCCACCCTGCCCCCTCAGGTACATGATAACGGCCCCCCTCTCTCTGCGGCTGGATGCTGTGGAGAcggtgctgctgcagctgttcgGTTACACCGATGAGGTGACGGTCTACGTCTTCTTACGGACCTCCATGGCTTCACATCATCTGTCTCAGTATGTCGTCAAGCTCAACCCACAGAATCACTTCCAGGCTGCCGCCAACGTCCGGGTGAGGCATGGCACTGTCAGTGAATGCTGCAGTTTGTTACACACGTCCTAAATAACCACAGCGCCATCtactgttttctctctctagCTCCACCCTAACCAGGTGGATAAGAATGTGAACCATGTGATTCTCCATGTCCAATCAGAGGACTTCAACAGCAACGTGCCCGTCTCAATCAGCCGGTCCAACGGCTTTCTGTTCATCCAAACGGACAAACCGCTGTACAACCCGCATCAGACCGGTACGACACAAAGATCagatccctccctcctctttcacagtcctcacagacctcccACCTACACACATACTTCCTTTGTAGTCCTTGTGCCAGGTCTGTGCACATAAGAATGGGCCAGGTGGTCTATTCACTCGTTTTAGTGTAAAGTTGTCATGTGAGTCCAGTTGTCATCATGTCTcatgtggttgtgtgtcatAGTCAAAGTGAGGACCTTCTCCCTGAACCAGGAGCTGAGGCCGGCCAATCGTAGCGTCTTCCTGACATTCAAGGTGAGATTGATGCTGTGACCAGCAGGAGGCAACGTCACCACCTGATTCACAGTGCTGTGATGTTTCATCTGCTCTGATCTCAGATCAATACATTTGTCCCCAACAGGACCCTGATCTGATACCAGTGGACATGGTGGAGATGATTGACAAGAACAACGGAATCCCGTCAATGCAGAACCCCTTTAAAATCCCCATTAAACCAAAGTAGGAATATCAACAGACCCCATGATGTCTGTACtgatctttgtgtctgtgatgtctgtactgatctttgtgtttgtgatgtctGTACggatctttgtgtctgtgatgtctgtactgatctttgtgtttgtgatgtctGTATggatctttgtgtctgtgatgtctgtactgatctttgtgtctgtccgtggtgtctgttctgatctttgtgtctgtgatgtctttactgatctttgtgtctgtggtatctgttctgatctttgtgtctgtggtgtctgttctgatctttgtgtctgtgatgtctgtactgatctttgtgtctgtggtgtctgttctgatctttgtgtttgtgatgtctGTACggatctttgtgtctgtgtctgtggtgtctgttctgatctttgtgtctgtgatgtctgtactgatctttgtgtctgtgtctgtggtgtctgttctgatctttgtgtttgtgatgtctGTGCTGATCTGAGTGTATGTGTCCGtggtgtctgttctgatctttgtgtctgtgatgtctgtACTGATCTTTGTGTCTGTAGTGTCTGTGCTGAtctttatgtttgtgtctgtgatgtctgtactgatctttgtgtctgtgtccgcggtgtctgttctgatctttgtgtctgtgatgtctgtACTGATATTTGTGTCTGTAGTGTCTGTGctgatctttgtgtttgtgatgtctGTGCTGATCTTTATGTTTGTGGTGTCTGTActgatctttgtgtttgtgatgtctgtactgatctttgtgtttgtgatgtctgtgctgatctttgtgtctgtgtccttgGTGTCTGTTCTGAACTTTGTGTCTGTACTGATCTTTGTGTCAGTGGTGTCTGTGctgatctttgtgttttgtgtctttgtgtctgtggtgtctgtACTGATCTTTGTTTCTGTGATGTCTGTACggatctttgtgtctgtctgtggtgtctgttctgatctttgtctgtgatgtctgt
The genomic region above belongs to Parambassis ranga chromosome 9, fParRan2.1, whole genome shotgun sequence and contains:
- the LOC114441769 gene encoding PR domain zinc finger protein 12-like, which encodes MGSVLPGSSLGLKPGFKPQQPLSLADVITSDILHSFLYGRWRHVLGEQHHHLQHEDRTAPSASPKTAFTAEVLAQSFSGEVQKLSSLVLPSEVIIAQSSVPGEGLGIFSKTWIKAGTEMGPFTGRLISPEHIDLYKNNNLMWEVFNEDGTVRYFIDASQEDQRSWMTYIKCARNEQEQNLEVVQLGSSIFYKAVETIPPDQELLVWYGNSHNTFLGIPGIPGGDDEQSKKTKSDEFHTCEGSSSSSSSSSSSSSSSSSSSGLGRMRCVICRRGFNSRSNLRSHMRIHTLDKPFVCRFCNRRFSQSSTLRNHVRLHTGERPYKCHVCQSAYSQLAGLRAHQKSARHRPTGDGEAPGGGVVVVGGGGVHSPPPSHPPQLTAVPHPASLVHHIPTMVL